A portion of the Actinomycetota bacterium genome contains these proteins:
- the fusA gene encoding elongation factor G — protein MDRFEMEKIRNVALFGHGDSGKTSLAEAMLFNAGVIKRMGRVDEGNTASDFDPDEQKRGISVRATPLVMEWKGYKINLLDTPGFADFIGEVTSVLRVIDGAVFVISAVAGVEVQTELIWKMADKYGYPRVVFVNKMDRENASFQRCLDQLQQLYGSRVVPFQLPIGEEHDFKGVIDLVANRAYTYAEDGKAQEVEIPGDMADQVQEARDKVIEGAAESSDELMEKYLEGEELDENDVIAALLGGVSQGTIVPVLCGSATHNIAVEHLAGAIVNSLPSPARLAEVKGTRKGGDEEVSFPARDDSPLSALVFSTISDPYVGKLTYFRVFSGTLTADSTIYNPNRDKEERVGQVFIVRGKNQIVVREIPAGDIGGVAKLTETTTGDTLCEKDRPIVLPTIDFPDPIMSLAVEPKTKGDEDKLSVALSRLSDEDPTFNVRRDTEVKQTIISGMGEAHLDIMMERMARKFGVNVNTELPRVPYKETIRKNARAEGKHKKQTGGHGQFGIAWLELQPLEKGAGFEFVDKIVGGVIPKQFIPSVEKGVRKAMEEGFIAGYPIVDFRATVYDGKFHPVDSSDISFQIAGALALRGAMADAEPYLLEPIMDVEIMVPEAYMGDVIGDLNAKRGRILGMEAEGGLQLVRAQVPMAEMLRYSIDLRSITGGRGTFSMTFSHYEEVPSHIAAKIIEASREEKKD, from the coding sequence TCAACGCCGGCGTGATCAAGCGCATGGGCCGGGTGGACGAGGGCAACACCGCCAGCGACTTCGATCCCGACGAGCAGAAGCGGGGGATCTCGGTGAGGGCTACTCCGCTGGTGATGGAGTGGAAGGGTTACAAGATAAACCTCCTTGATACCCCCGGTTTCGCCGACTTCATCGGGGAGGTCACCTCGGTTCTGCGGGTGATAGACGGCGCCGTCTTCGTGATCTCGGCCGTGGCCGGCGTGGAAGTGCAGACGGAACTCATCTGGAAGATGGCGGACAAATACGGCTATCCGCGCGTCGTCTTCGTAAACAAGATGGACCGTGAGAACGCCAGTTTCCAGCGCTGCCTGGACCAGTTGCAGCAACTCTACGGGTCCCGTGTGGTCCCCTTCCAGCTCCCCATCGGCGAAGAACACGACTTCAAGGGGGTCATCGACCTGGTGGCCAACAGGGCCTACACCTACGCGGAGGACGGTAAGGCCCAAGAGGTGGAGATCCCCGGCGATATGGCGGACCAGGTCCAGGAGGCCAGGGACAAGGTCATCGAGGGGGCGGCCGAGTCCAGCGACGAACTCATGGAGAAGTACCTCGAGGGCGAGGAATTGGACGAGAACGACGTCATAGCCGCTCTTCTCGGAGGCGTGTCGCAGGGGACCATCGTGCCGGTGCTGTGCGGAAGCGCCACCCACAACATCGCGGTGGAGCACCTCGCGGGCGCCATAGTCAACTCCCTGCCGTCGCCGGCGCGCCTCGCGGAGGTCAAGGGCACCAGGAAGGGCGGCGACGAGGAGGTCTCCTTCCCAGCCAGAGACGATTCTCCCCTCTCCGCTCTGGTCTTCAGCACCATCTCCGACCCCTACGTGGGTAAGCTCACCTATTTCCGCGTCTTCTCGGGCACGCTCACCGCGGACAGCACCATCTATAACCCCAACCGCGACAAGGAGGAGCGCGTGGGGCAGGTCTTTATCGTGCGCGGAAAGAACCAGATCGTAGTGCGCGAGATACCCGCGGGAGACATCGGCGGAGTCGCCAAGCTCACCGAGACCACCACCGGCGATACCCTCTGCGAGAAGGACCGCCCCATCGTGCTGCCCACCATCGACTTCCCTGATCCCATCATGTCCCTGGCGGTGGAGCCCAAGACCAAGGGCGACGAGGACAAGCTCTCGGTGGCGCTCTCGCGCCTCAGCGACGAGGACCCCACCTTCAACGTCCGCCGCGATACGGAGGTGAAACAGACCATCATCTCCGGCATGGGAGAGGCGCACCTGGACATCATGATGGAGCGCATGGCCCGCAAGTTCGGCGTCAACGTGAACACCGAACTCCCCCGGGTCCCCTACAAGGAGACCATACGCAAGAACGCCCGTGCTGAGGGGAAGCACAAGAAGCAGACCGGTGGGCACGGCCAGTTCGGCATCGCCTGGCTCGAGCTGCAACCGTTGGAGAAGGGCGCCGGGTTCGAGTTCGTGGACAAGATAGTAGGCGGCGTGATCCCCAAGCAGTTCATACCCTCCGTCGAGAAGGGAGTGCGCAAGGCCATGGAGGAGGGCTTCATCGCCGGCTACCCCATCGTCGATTTCAGAGCCACCGTCTACGACGGCAAGTTCCACCCCGTCGATTCCTCAGACATCTCCTTCCAGATCGCGGGGGCCCTTGCCCTGAGGGGAGCCATGGCGGATGCGGAGCCGTACCTCCTCGAGCCAATCATGGACGTGGAGATCATGGTGCCGGAGGCATATATGGGCGACGTAATAGGCGACCTCAACGCCAAACGGGGCCGCATTCTGGGCATGGAGGCGGAGGGCGGTCTGCAACTGGTGCGCGCCCAGGTGCCCATGGCCGAGATGCTGCGCTACTCCATCGACCTTCGCTCCATCACGGGGGGGCGCGGCACCTTCAGCATGACGTTCTCACATTATGAGGAAGTCCCCTCCCACATAGCGGCGAAGATCATCGAAGCCTCCAGGGAAGAGAAGAAAGACTGA
- a CDS encoding M48 family metalloprotease, with protein MEREKAQDIYDRMSRNRLRLAAAIVLVAVIIMAFSGLAIYLLLEALSIGLDFWLPWTLFWLLCLLYVLLRYVAGGRWLLKGVAILPEWKVDRRLKDALMAASLASDMLDSIRLYEIPDDDINAFTLALPDGTFALFVTRGVSRKMSLDGRVAVIAHEIAHMRSGDTTIYTIMIRLAGRRSLKKMVGGMPGEFYDPLKWLHKLVVTATCFAVAASMVVNISRGDEFTLSSSAFFWTIIAVLLVVAMVALPPVISSLLKVFLDRNREYNADMQAVYITRDPGAVYGAIRMAAEDVMDVILLPACFDALLFCPVVNYSYYKPFRTQPTMAQRMERLREAFPGVTK; from the coding sequence ATGGAGAGAGAGAAGGCCCAGGACATATACGACAGGATGTCCCGCAACCGCCTGCGCCTGGCGGCGGCCATCGTGCTCGTCGCCGTCATCATCATGGCATTTTCCGGCCTGGCCATCTACCTGTTGCTCGAGGCGCTCTCCATCGGACTGGATTTCTGGCTGCCCTGGACCCTGTTCTGGCTGCTATGTCTGCTCTACGTGCTGCTGCGTTATGTCGCGGGCGGAAGGTGGCTGCTCAAAGGCGTGGCGATACTGCCCGAGTGGAAGGTGGACAGGCGCCTCAAGGACGCCCTCATGGCCGCGTCCCTGGCCTCAGACATGCTGGACAGCATACGGCTCTACGAGATCCCCGACGACGATATCAACGCTTTCACCCTGGCGTTGCCCGATGGCACCTTCGCGCTCTTCGTCACCCGGGGGGTATCGCGCAAGATGTCGCTGGACGGGCGCGTGGCCGTTATCGCCCACGAGATCGCGCACATGCGGTCTGGCGATACCACCATCTACACCATCATGATCCGCCTGGCTGGACGCAGGTCGCTCAAGAAGATGGTAGGGGGTATGCCCGGCGAGTTCTATGATCCGCTGAAATGGCTTCATAAGCTGGTTGTTACAGCTACATGCTTCGCTGTCGCCGCGTCCATGGTCGTCAACATCTCGAGGGGGGACGAGTTCACTCTCTCCTCGAGCGCCTTTTTCTGGACCATAATCGCCGTTCTCCTCGTTGTCGCGATGGTTGCCCTGCCGCCCGTCATCAGCTCCCTGCTCAAGGTGTTTCTTGACCGCAACCGGGAATACAACGCGGACATGCAGGCCGTATATATCACGCGCGATCCCGGCGCGGTCTACGGCGCCATCAGGATGGCGGCGGAGGACGTCATGGACGTCATCCTGCTCCCAGCCTGCTTCGATGCCCTGCTCTTCTGCCCGGTGGTGAACTACTCCTACTACAAGCCGTTCCGCACCCAGCCCACCATGGCGCAGCGCATGGAACGCCTGCGTGAAGCCTTCCCCGGAGTCACCAAGTGA
- a CDS encoding HIT domain-containing protein: MERLWRPWRINYVREIESIREEGCIFCTKPQEGDDRGALILHRGSSAFAIMNLYPYNTGHVMAAPYRHVGDLELLEPEEMRELMELTTLMITVIKRQMQPQGFNLGANLGKAAGAGYDEHLHMHIVPRWQGDTNFMPVVGEAKVMPEGLAGTYERLLKGLGEILTGE; encoded by the coding sequence ATGGAGAGGCTGTGGAGGCCATGGAGGATAAACTACGTGCGTGAGATCGAGAGCATTCGCGAGGAGGGCTGTATCTTCTGCACCAAACCGCAGGAGGGCGACGACCGGGGAGCGCTTATCCTGCACCGCGGCAGCTCCGCATTCGCGATCATGAACCTATACCCCTATAACACCGGCCATGTCATGGCCGCGCCCTACCGCCATGTCGGCGACCTGGAGCTGCTGGAGCCCGAGGAGATGCGCGAGCTGATGGAGCTGACCACGCTGATGATCACGGTCATCAAGCGCCAGATGCAGCCCCAGGGGTTCAACCTCGGGGCCAACCTGGGTAAGGCCGCCGGGGCCGGTTATGACGAGCACCTGCATATGCATATCGTCCCCCGCTGGCAAGGCGATACCAACTTCATGCCCGTGGTGGGGGAGGCGAAAGTGATGCCCGAAGGCCTGGCCGGGACTTACGAGCGGCTGCTCAAAGGGCTGGGGGAGATACTCACCGGCGAGTAG
- a CDS encoding ATPase domain-containing protein, with product MGAGGSEAGKSNSHRVPTGISGLDDMLGGGLLFNSVAVIKGAPGTGKSCVGMEYISRGILEYDEPGLIITFEEFPRQLYRDAISIGFDLRAYEREDKLRTIFTTPAVFLREIQQPGGIFDRTIEEISAKRVFVDSMTQLERITQEPVQLREIMYTFLNGLLRYDITALVTQEDAFITGNMSVAEAGLSYIVDTIIQLRYVEISSSIERALFVLKHRASDHDKSIRRMLITPAGIEIKAVFEGREGILSGNPYITRRLKKAEEFFK from the coding sequence ATGGGCGCGGGAGGATCCGAGGCAGGCAAGAGCAACTCTCACCGCGTGCCGACGGGGATCTCTGGACTTGACGACATGCTGGGTGGAGGGCTGCTTTTCAACTCCGTCGCGGTCATCAAGGGGGCCCCAGGCACCGGCAAGAGCTGTGTGGGCATGGAGTATATCTCCAGGGGCATCCTCGAATACGACGAGCCGGGGTTGATCATCACCTTCGAGGAGTTCCCGCGACAGCTATACCGCGATGCCATCTCCATAGGGTTCGACCTGAGGGCATATGAGCGCGAAGACAAACTGCGTACCATTTTCACCACCCCCGCCGTGTTCCTTAGGGAGATCCAGCAGCCGGGAGGGATCTTCGACCGCACCATTGAGGAGATCTCCGCCAAGCGGGTTTTCGTGGACTCCATGACCCAGCTGGAGCGTATAACCCAGGAGCCCGTACAGCTGCGAGAGATAATGTACACGTTCCTCAACGGGTTGCTGCGCTATGACATCACCGCCCTGGTTACCCAGGAGGACGCTTTCATCACCGGCAATATGTCAGTGGCGGAGGCCGGTCTCTCGTATATCGTGGACACCATCATCCAGCTGCGCTACGTGGAGATCAGCTCGAGTATCGAGCGCGCGCTCTTCGTGCTCAAGCACCGCGCCTCGGATCACGACAAGAGCATCAGGCGCATGCTGATCACTCCCGCGGGGATAGAGATCAAAGCGGTTTTCGAGGGAAGAGAGGGTATCCTCAGCGGAAACCCGTACATTACGCGCCGCCTGAAGAAGGCGGAGGAGTTCTTCAAATAA
- a CDS encoding zinc ribbon domain-containing protein has product MKCPKCQADNPDDAEFCSLCYARFQEALRSTEIDEAARNMRDAHAGARLRCPSCGDLSPLDSQFCLRCGFVFEDLEALMVSAEEVERIGQEAEALKVQEMKSAEVEPTVITPESDGAEVMRGLSDMLGRGMNPRVHARGRNAVTYAMKIIALLGQDARASGNDLRFRVHLISEGSITHLEDVELEIILERL; this is encoded by the coding sequence ATGAAGTGTCCAAAATGCCAGGCTGACAACCCTGACGATGCCGAGTTCTGCTCCCTTTGCTACGCGCGCTTCCAGGAGGCGCTGAGGTCAACGGAGATAGATGAGGCCGCGAGGAACATGCGCGACGCGCACGCGGGCGCGAGGTTGCGCTGCCCCAGTTGCGGCGACCTGAGCCCACTTGACTCGCAGTTCTGCCTCAGGTGCGGATTCGTCTTCGAGGACCTGGAGGCGCTGATGGTCTCCGCCGAGGAGGTAGAGAGGATAGGGCAGGAGGCGGAAGCGCTAAAGGTACAGGAGATGAAGAGCGCCGAGGTCGAGCCCACCGTCATCACTCCGGAATCGGACGGAGCCGAGGTCATGCGCGGGCTCTCCGACATGCTGGGGCGGGGCATGAACCCACGCGTGCATGCCCGTGGGCGCAATGCGGTCACCTACGCCATGAAGATCATCGCCCTTCTCGGCCAGGACGCCCGCGCTTCCGGGAACGACCTGCGCTTCAGGGTTCACCTCATAAGCGAGGGGTCCATCACGCATTTGGAGGACGTGGAGCTGGAGATCATCCTGGAGAGGCTATAG
- a CDS encoding CoA-binding protein, with the protein MAKDLDRIFNPASIAMVGASNTPAKWGSFLLINLMAGGYPRERIYPVNPRETTIHGLQAYPSLASLPTVPDLAFITTPATTVAGILEECARVGTDHIIVISSNFSEVGEDGARLEREVKETAIRHGLTVVGPNTMGIVSTRRRIFAVGAPVQLHPGGISFVSQSGNVGANMLGWTMNQGIGFGKFVGSGNEALLHAEDYIDYFGEDDETSLILAYLEGVDNGRDFIEIVSRISLAKPVIVLKSGRTEEGGRAAMSHTGSLAGSDHIYDAAFRQSGAIRADTSQDMLDLAKAFERLPLPRGDRVGVITLGGGWGVLATDATAAAGLKMGRLDAEVTRVCDEMLPPFWSHANPVDLVGTIYMDTHVAILEAMAKSPEMDAIIVLGSLGTGTIIGLNVLVSQKLIMDMSEDALKGFFTELKGRNIRLLARAKELMATYNKPIVFVEMQFIGEESLRDLEAGETVIFTAPEKAAAIIAKMLQYRRYLERKGAI; encoded by the coding sequence ATGGCCAAGGACCTCGACAGGATCTTTAATCCCGCTTCCATCGCCATGGTCGGCGCTTCAAACACGCCGGCGAAATGGGGTTCCTTTCTGCTTATAAACCTCATGGCCGGCGGCTATCCGCGTGAGCGGATCTACCCCGTAAACCCCAGGGAGACGACGATACACGGCCTGCAGGCCTATCCCTCTCTCGCATCGCTTCCCACCGTCCCCGACCTCGCCTTCATCACCACCCCTGCCACCACCGTGGCCGGCATCCTCGAGGAATGTGCCCGGGTTGGGACGGACCATATCATCGTCATCTCATCAAACTTCTCCGAGGTCGGCGAGGACGGGGCGCGTCTTGAGCGGGAGGTCAAGGAGACTGCCATAAGGCACGGCCTCACCGTCGTGGGGCCCAATACCATGGGCATCGTGAGTACGCGGCGCAGGATCTTCGCGGTCGGCGCCCCGGTGCAGCTGCACCCCGGAGGCATCTCCTTCGTATCCCAGAGCGGCAACGTGGGGGCCAACATGCTGGGGTGGACCATGAACCAGGGCATCGGTTTCGGCAAGTTCGTCGGCAGCGGCAACGAGGCCCTTCTTCACGCCGAGGACTATATAGATTATTTCGGAGAGGACGATGAGACCAGCCTCATCCTCGCCTATCTCGAGGGCGTGGACAACGGCAGGGATTTCATCGAGATCGTCTCCCGCATCAGCCTCGCAAAACCGGTGATCGTGCTCAAGTCGGGGCGCACCGAGGAGGGCGGCAGGGCCGCCATGTCTCACACCGGCTCCCTGGCCGGCTCTGACCATATCTACGATGCCGCCTTCCGCCAGAGCGGGGCCATCCGAGCCGATACCTCCCAGGACATGCTGGACCTGGCGAAGGCCTTCGAGCGCCTGCCCCTGCCGCGTGGCGACCGCGTGGGCGTGATCACCCTTGGGGGAGGTTGGGGGGTCCTGGCCACCGACGCCACGGCCGCGGCCGGGCTGAAAATGGGTAGACTCGACGCCGAGGTGACCAGGGTGTGCGACGAGATGTTGCCGCCGTTCTGGAGCCATGCCAACCCGGTGGACCTGGTGGGGACCATCTACATGGACACCCACGTGGCTATCCTGGAGGCCATGGCGAAGTCGCCGGAGATGGACGCCATCATCGTCCTGGGCTCCCTGGGGACCGGCACCATCATCGGCCTCAACGTACTGGTCTCCCAGAAGCTGATCATGGATATGAGCGAGGACGCCCTCAAGGGTTTCTTCACCGAGCTCAAGGGGCGCAATATCAGGTTGCTCGCAAGGGCCAAGGAGCTGATGGCCACTTACAACAAACCAATCGTCTTCGTCGAGATGCAGTTCATCGGGGAGGAGAGCCTGCGCGACCTGGAGGCGGGAGAGACCGTCATCTTCACCGCCCCCGAGAAGGCCGCCGCGATCATAGCGAAGATGCTGCAGTACCGCCGCTACCTGGAGAGGAAAGGCGCCATCTGA
- the thrS gene encoding threonine--tRNA ligase, with the protein MKIILGGSRQIDAPEGQSILDMLREHDRVAADAAVAVRLNGRLVDLAAPLEEGDVEVVRWGDEEAADIYRHTASHIMAQAVTELYPGAKLAIGPAIADGFYYDLDLAESLTPEELPRIEERMAEIVKRDQPLVREELRRDEAIQLFRDLGQDYKVELLEDMEEEGVTVYRQGDFVDLCRGPHLPSTGRVRFFKLLSLAGAYWRGDENRPMLQRIYGTAFDMESELASYLEFLEEAERRDHRRLGRELDLFSFHEEAGPGVVFYHPKGAVLRGIIEDFLKEEHRRRGYQMVVTPHLFKGQLWHVSGHLDYYRENMYFFEKDGAEYVVKPMNCPGHLLIYKTRPRSYRDLPIKYFELGTVYRYERSGVLHGLMRVRGFTQDDAHIICTEEQLEEQVGECLEFAFYSLRSFGFEDFEVFLSTRPERAVGGDDLWEKATAILGRSLEDLAIPYTVDPGEGVFYGPKIDIKLKDAIGRSWQGPTVQADFNLPQRFDLTYTGADNQPHRPVMIHRVVLAGIERFFGVLIEHYAGEFPLWLAPLQAVIVPVADRHLDYARQVAGVLGGGGLRVEIDDDRQTVNMKIRRAQMQKVPFTLVVGDRDIEANAVSVRDRAGHEERGVPLERFLDAARRMVVEKDRDSNWGS; encoded by the coding sequence TTGAAGATAATCCTGGGTGGATCGCGGCAGATCGACGCGCCGGAGGGGCAGAGCATCCTGGACATGCTGCGCGAACACGACCGCGTAGCTGCTGACGCCGCGGTGGCGGTCCGTCTCAACGGGCGCCTGGTCGATCTCGCGGCGCCCCTGGAGGAAGGGGACGTGGAGGTGGTCCGCTGGGGCGACGAGGAGGCCGCGGACATCTACCGCCATACCGCGTCGCATATCATGGCGCAGGCGGTGACGGAGCTCTATCCCGGCGCCAAGCTGGCTATCGGCCCCGCCATCGCCGACGGCTTCTACTACGATCTCGATCTTGCGGAGAGCCTGACCCCTGAGGAGCTGCCCCGTATCGAGGAGCGCATGGCCGAAATCGTGAAGAGAGACCAGCCGCTGGTCAGGGAGGAGCTCCGCCGTGACGAGGCCATCCAGCTCTTCCGCGACTTGGGGCAGGATTACAAAGTAGAGCTCCTCGAGGACATGGAGGAAGAAGGGGTGACCGTCTACCGCCAGGGCGATTTCGTCGATCTGTGCCGCGGGCCGCACCTGCCGTCCACGGGGAGGGTGCGCTTCTTCAAGCTCCTCTCGCTGGCGGGCGCATATTGGAGGGGAGACGAAAACCGCCCCATGCTGCAGCGCATCTACGGTACCGCCTTTGACATGGAATCCGAACTCGCCTCGTACCTCGAGTTCCTTGAAGAGGCTGAGAGGCGAGACCACCGCCGCCTTGGCAGGGAACTCGACCTCTTCAGCTTCCACGAGGAGGCGGGTCCGGGAGTGGTCTTCTATCATCCCAAGGGCGCGGTCCTCAGGGGCATCATCGAGGACTTCCTCAAGGAGGAGCACCGGCGGCGCGGCTACCAGATGGTCGTCACGCCCCACCTGTTCAAGGGACAGCTCTGGCACGTCTCGGGGCACCTGGACTACTACCGGGAGAACATGTATTTTTTCGAAAAAGACGGCGCGGAATACGTGGTGAAACCCATGAACTGCCCCGGGCACCTGCTCATCTACAAGACACGCCCGCGCAGCTACCGCGACCTGCCCATAAAATATTTCGAGCTGGGTACGGTCTATCGTTACGAACGTTCAGGGGTGCTGCACGGCCTCATGCGGGTGCGCGGGTTCACCCAGGACGACGCCCATATCATCTGCACCGAGGAGCAGTTGGAGGAGCAGGTGGGCGAGTGCCTGGAGTTCGCCTTCTACTCCCTGCGCTCCTTCGGTTTCGAGGACTTCGAGGTCTTCCTGAGCACCCGGCCCGAAAGGGCCGTGGGCGGCGACGACCTCTGGGAGAAGGCCACGGCCATCCTGGGGCGTTCCCTCGAGGACCTGGCCATCCCTTATACCGTGGACCCGGGCGAAGGGGTGTTCTACGGGCCCAAGATCGACATCAAGCTGAAAGACGCCATCGGCCGGTCGTGGCAGGGGCCGACGGTGCAGGCCGATTTCAACCTGCCGCAGCGTTTCGATCTCACCTACACCGGGGCTGACAACCAGCCGCACAGGCCTGTGATGATACACCGCGTGGTGCTGGCGGGCATCGAACGCTTCTTCGGCGTGCTCATCGAGCACTATGCCGGCGAGTTCCCGCTCTGGCTGGCGCCGCTGCAGGCGGTGATCGTCCCCGTCGCAGACAGGCACCTGGATTACGCGCGTCAGGTCGCGGGCGTACTGGGCGGTGGAGGCTTGAGGGTGGAGATCGATGATGACCGCCAGACGGTCAACATGAAGATCCGCCGCGCCCAGATGCAGAAAGTCCCCTTCACGCTGGTGGTGGGCGACCGGGACATCGAGGCCAACGCCGTCTCCGTACGAGACCGGGCCGGCCATGAGGAAAGGGGCGTGCCGCTGGAGAGGTTCCTGGACGCGGCACGGCGCATGGTGGTGGAGAAGGACCGTGACAGCAACTGGGGAAGCTGA